From the Panthera leo isolate Ple1 chromosome C1, P.leo_Ple1_pat1.1, whole genome shotgun sequence genome, one window contains:
- the GJA5 gene encoding gap junction alpha-5 protein, with protein sequence MGDWSFLGEFLEEVHKHSTVIGKVWLTVLFIFRMLVLGTAAESSWGDEQADFQCDTQQPGCENVCYDQAFPISHIRYWVLQTIFVSTPSLVYMGHAMHTVRMQEKRKLREAERAKEVRGAGSYEYPVAEKAELSCWEEANGRIVLQGTLLNTYVCSILIRTTMEVAFIVGQYLLYGIFLDTLHVCRRSPCPHPVNCYVSRPTEKNVFIVFMLAVAALSLFLSLAELYHLGWKKIRQRFAKSRQGTAECQLPGPIAGIVQNCTPPPDFNQCLENGPGGKFFNPFSNKMASQQNTDNLATEQVQGQEQIPGEGFIHIRYAQKPEVPNGASPGHRIPHGYQSDKRRLSKASSKARSDDLSV encoded by the coding sequence ATGGGTGACTGGAGCTTCCTGGGAGAGTTCCTGGAGGAGGTACACAAGCACTCCACGGTGATCGGTAAGGTCTGGCTCACCGTCCTCTTCATATTCCGCATGCTGGTGCTGGGCACGGCGGCCGAGTCATCCTGGGGGGACGAGCAGGCGGACTTCCAGTGTGACACCCAGCAGCCCGGCTGCGAGAACGTCTGCTACGACCAAGCCTTCCCCATCTCGCACATCCGCTACTGGGTGCTGCAGACCATCTTCGTGTCCACGCCGTCACTCGTGTACATGGGCCACGCCATGCACACCGTGCGCATGCAGGAGAAGCGGAAGCTGCGGGAGGCTGAGAGGGCCAAAGAGGTCCGGGGTGCTGGCTCTTACGAGTATCCCGTGGCCGAGAAGGCAGAGCTGTCCTGCTGGGAAGAAGCGAATGGAAGGATTGTCCTCCAGGGCACTCTGCTCAACACCTATGTCTGCAGCATCCTGATCCGCACTACCATGGAGGTGGCCTTCATTGTGGGCCAGTACCTCCTCTACGGGATCTTCCTGGACACCCTGCACGTCTGCCGCAGgagtccctgcccccaccctgtcaACTGTTATGTCTCCCGGCCCACGGAGAAGAATGTCTTCATCGTCTTTATGCTGGCGGTGGCCGCACTGTCCCTCTTCCTCAGCCTGGCTGAGCTCTACCACCTGGGCTGGAAGAAGATCAGGCAGCGCTTTGCCAAATCTCGGCAGGGCACGGCTGAGTGTCAGCTTCCTGGTCCGATTGCCGGCATAGTCCAGAACTGCACACCACCCCCTGACTTCAATCAGTGCCTGGAGAATGGCCCTGGGGGGAAATTCTTCAATCCCTTCAGTAACAAGATGGCTTCCCAGCAGAACACAGACAACCTGGCCACTGAGCAAGTGCAAGGCCAGGAGCAGATTCCCGGGGAGGGTTTCATTCACATCCGTTATGCCCAGAAGCCTGAGGTACCCAATGGAGCCTCTCCAGGCCACCGCATCCCCCATGGTTACCAGAGCGACAAGCGCCGTCTCAGCAAGGCCAGCAGCAAGGCCAGGTCAGATGACCTATCAGTGTGA